A stretch of Clostridia bacterium DNA encodes these proteins:
- a CDS encoding YdcF family protein: MKTSNIPLKKILKLLILFSLLIAFFSLTINLYILKSTNNLNHVPQYYSAENSVDAIIVLGAAMYKSGPSLMLRDRLDAAIVLYEAGVSERILVSGDHGKTSYNEVQGMREYLLNAGIADEDIFMDHAGFNTYSSMYRAKDVFLVKSAIISTQEFHLPRAVYLANRLGLKANGVICDQHDYFFLGRNKAREILARVKDWLQAEIFQPEPQYLGEPISIHGSGLATHD; the protein is encoded by the coding sequence ATGAAAACATCAAACATACCCTTGAAAAAAATTCTTAAGCTACTGATCTTGTTTAGCCTATTGATTGCATTTTTTTCACTAACAATAAACCTCTATATACTTAAATCAACAAATAATTTAAATCATGTCCCACAATACTATAGCGCAGAAAACTCTGTAGACGCCATCATTGTACTAGGCGCTGCTATGTATAAGAGCGGTCCTTCCTTGATGCTACGAGACCGACTCGATGCAGCCATCGTACTCTATGAGGCCGGAGTCTCCGAGCGCATACTCGTCAGTGGTGACCACGGGAAAACCAGTTACAATGAAGTACAGGGTATGCGTGAATATCTACTAAATGCCGGGATAGCAGATGAGGACATCTTTATGGACCACGCTGGTTTTAATACATACAGCAGCATGTACAGGGCAAAAGATGTTTTCTTAGTGAAATCCGCCATCATCTCAACACAGGAATTTCATCTTCCACGCGCTGTATATCTGGCAAACCGTCTTGGACTTAAAGCAAATGGGGTAATCTGTGACCAGCATGATTACTTTTTCTTGGGCAGGAACAAGGCTAGAGAAATTCTCGCTCGTGTCAAGGATTGGCTGCAAGCAGAAATATTTCAACCTGAACCCCAATATCTCGGCGAACCCATAAGTATACATGGTTCAGGACTCGCAACTCACGACTAA
- a CDS encoding TlyA family RNA methyltransferase, translating to MEKSRIDQLLVERGLFSSRQRAKAEIMAGNVLVNDQVVDKAGTLVAVNAEIRISGNSVPFVSRGGLKLDKARTEFNLDLQDKVVADIGASTGGFTDVSLINGAAKVYAVDVGYGQLAWSLRKDSRVVVMERTNARYLELKDIGEPVDLVVTDVSFISLAKIFPAAARILKDDGEMVALIKPQFEAGKENVGKKGVVSDFDIHKLVIERVLYFSKEEGFQFQNLSFSPITGPKGNIEYLLYLVKNHQNNEKLDLDSKIQSVINEAKKLRK from the coding sequence ATGGAAAAAAGTAGAATAGATCAATTGTTAGTAGAACGAGGTTTATTTTCATCGAGACAGCGCGCCAAAGCAGAAATCATGGCTGGTAATGTGTTGGTGAATGACCAGGTTGTGGATAAAGCGGGAACGCTAGTTGCTGTGAATGCCGAGATTCGCATCAGTGGCAATTCCGTCCCCTTTGTAAGTCGTGGTGGATTGAAATTAGACAAAGCAAGGACAGAATTTAATTTGGATTTGCAAGATAAGGTTGTTGCCGATATTGGTGCTTCCACTGGGGGCTTTACAGATGTTTCATTAATCAATGGTGCTGCGAAGGTATATGCTGTTGATGTAGGCTATGGGCAATTGGCATGGAGCCTTAGAAAAGATAGCCGGGTAGTTGTTATGGAACGTACGAATGCCCGGTATTTAGAATTAAAGGATATCGGAGAACCGGTGGACCTAGTAGTAACAGATGTTTCCTTTATTTCGTTAGCCAAAATATTTCCAGCTGCTGCGAGGATTCTAAAGGATGATGGAGAAATGGTTGCACTTATAAAACCTCAGTTTGAAGCTGGTAAGGAAAATGTTGGCAAGAAGGGCGTTGTATCTGATTTTGATATTCACAAGCTAGTAATCGAACGAGTACTATATTTTTCCAAAGAAGAGGGCTTTCAATTTCAGAATTTGAGTTTTTCACCTATAACAGGACCTAAGGGAAATATTGAATATTTATTGTATTTGGTGAAGAACCATCAAAATAATGAAAAACTGGATCTGGATTCTAAAATTCAAAGCGTTATAAATGAGGCTAAGAAGTTAAGGAAGTGA